From one Pseudactinotalea sp. HY158 genomic stretch:
- a CDS encoding N-acetylglucosamine-6-phosphate deacetylase: MEALRGRVVTPENVIEDGVLGFSGGVITHVGTWAGAPEPVRAAAPAAPRAGELLLPGLVDVHNHGGGGASIPDSSTPEEIAVAVAEHRRHGTTRMIASLVTAGGDALVEKVAMLADVAEAGVIAGIHLEGPFISVARCGAQNPAHITGGDPELTARVLRAGRGHVRTMTLAPETENLLGAGGVVDTLIVGGALPSFGHTDADAQVMRTALTETAAMLAGSGRRATVTHLFNGMRTIHHRDPGPVPAALAAAREGEVVVELVADGAHLHPELVTDVFTLAGSANIALVTDAMAAAGMADGAYRLGSLDVVVSGGIARLAEGGSIAGGTAHLLDVVRTSVRGGVGLVDAVGAASVVPAGVIDPDPRFGALRVGNSAEIVRTSADLELLDVVAPA; encoded by the coding sequence GTGGAGGCGCTACGCGGCCGGGTGGTCACCCCGGAGAACGTGATCGAGGACGGCGTCCTCGGCTTCTCGGGTGGCGTGATCACCCACGTGGGAACCTGGGCGGGTGCCCCCGAGCCGGTGCGCGCGGCCGCCCCCGCCGCGCCCCGGGCCGGGGAGCTGCTGCTGCCCGGGCTCGTCGACGTGCACAATCACGGCGGCGGCGGGGCGTCGATCCCCGACAGTTCCACCCCGGAGGAGATCGCGGTCGCCGTGGCCGAGCACCGCCGGCACGGCACGACGCGGATGATCGCCTCGCTCGTCACCGCCGGCGGCGACGCACTCGTGGAGAAGGTCGCGATGCTCGCCGACGTGGCGGAGGCCGGCGTGATCGCCGGCATCCACCTCGAGGGACCGTTCATCTCGGTCGCCCGGTGCGGGGCGCAGAACCCGGCGCACATCACCGGCGGCGACCCGGAGCTGACGGCGCGGGTGCTGCGCGCGGGGCGCGGGCACGTGCGCACGATGACCCTCGCCCCGGAGACGGAGAACCTGCTCGGGGCGGGAGGCGTCGTCGACACGCTCATCGTCGGCGGGGCGCTGCCCTCCTTCGGCCACACGGACGCGGATGCGCAGGTCATGCGCACGGCGTTGACCGAGACGGCCGCGATGCTCGCGGGCAGTGGGCGGCGCGCGACTGTGACCCACCTGTTCAACGGGATGCGTACGATCCACCACCGCGACCCCGGGCCGGTGCCGGCGGCGCTCGCCGCGGCGCGGGAGGGGGAGGTCGTCGTCGAGCTCGTCGCCGACGGCGCGCACCTGCACCCGGAGCTCGTGACCGACGTGTTCACGCTGGCAGGCTCGGCGAATATCGCGCTCGTGACCGATGCGATGGCGGCCGCGGGGATGGCCGACGGGGCCTATCGGCTCGGGAGCCTCGACGTCGTGGTCTCCGGCGGCATCGCCAGGCTCGCGGAGGGCGGCTCGATCGCCGGCGGCACGGCGCACCTGCTCGACGTCGTGCGCACGAGCGTGCGCGGGGGAGTGGGGCTCGTGGACGCGGTCGGGGCGGCTTCGGTCGTTCCGGCCGGCGTGATCGATCCCGATCCGCGATTCGGTGCGCTGCGCGTGGGCAACTCCGCCGAGATCGTGCGCACGAGTGCCGACCTCGAGCTGCTCGATGTCGTCGCGCCGGCGTAG
- a CDS encoding YrhK family protein, with amino-acid sequence MIRQRYEFLSIANDILIALWFLVGSFLFFSDSTVYAGTWLFVLGSVEMLIRPLIRLTRHVHLQRYHPHAGSAAAAGNDF; translated from the coding sequence GTGATCCGACAGCGGTACGAGTTCCTGAGCATCGCCAACGACATCCTGATCGCGCTCTGGTTCCTCGTCGGCAGCTTCCTGTTCTTCTCCGACTCCACCGTCTACGCAGGAACCTGGCTGTTCGTGCTCGGCAGTGTGGAGATGCTCATCCGGCCGCTCATCCGATTGACCAGGCATGTGCACTTGCAGCGCTACCACCCACACGCAGGCTCCGCAGCGGCCGCCGGTAACGACTTCTGA
- a CDS encoding pilus assembly protein CpaE, with translation MISDDHARDLRDSGLAWHPAPGDRFRVEAAALGEEVFILSDMVIEARAHPTGTVLAFNGTTEWALDSVAMEQALWLPREDQLRAFLGEAFRGLHRTGDGFRVRTRLGDEPAAAFTAADPEDAYAAALLDLLHRAID, from the coding sequence ATGATCAGCGACGACCACGCCCGGGACCTCCGCGACTCCGGCCTGGCCTGGCATCCCGCGCCGGGGGACCGGTTCCGGGTCGAGGCGGCGGCGCTGGGTGAGGAGGTGTTCATCCTCTCCGACATGGTGATCGAGGCCCGCGCCCATCCCACGGGGACGGTGCTCGCCTTCAACGGCACGACGGAGTGGGCGCTCGACTCGGTGGCCATGGAGCAGGCGCTGTGGCTGCCCCGGGAGGATCAGCTCCGCGCCTTCCTGGGGGAGGCGTTCCGCGGCCTGCACCGCACGGGAGACGGATTCCGCGTGCGCACCCGCCTCGGCGACGAGCCGGCCGCGGCATTCACCGCGGCCGACCCCGAGGACGCCTACGCCGCGGCCCTGCTCGACCTGCTGCATCGCGCCATCGACTGA
- the pepN gene encoding aminopeptidase N yields MPGTNLTRAEAHARASLLTADSYDISLDLTVGETHFLSTTVLRFRSREEEASTFVDLVDASDLEITFNSERLDPARVYRDSRIELTGLRGENELTVRARLPYSRTGEGLHRFVDPADDRVYLYSQFEVPDARRVYANFEQPDLKSVFTFTVTAPAHWVVVSNAPSPTPEPAGGAGEGTAIWRFEPTKRMSTYITAIIAGEYHCVHHSYEGAGGEIALGHYCRRSIKEHLDLDELLEVTKQGFEFFEHTFGVPYAFGKYDQLYVPEYNMGAMENAGAVTFRDEYLPRSRQVHAFYEQRANTILHEMAHMWFGDLVTMKWWDDLWLNESFAEWASHHAMAHATKYTDVWTGFTNARKNWAYRQDQLPSTHPIAADNVDLEAVEVNFDGITYAKGASTLKQLVHWVGEEEFVTGLRRYFAEHAWGNTEFADLLEALEAASGRELGTWAEEWLKTSGVNTLSPEFSLAGDDYASFAVRQRASEDFPTLRRHRIGIGLYDLTGGRLELRERLEVDIDGELTTIAALAGVRRPDLLLLNDGDLTYAKIRLDERSLATAIAHIDVVSDSLARALLWGAAWDMTRDGQLRARDFVTLVLAGAGSETDSTAVARLPMYVRTAVEYYSDPDHRDELRARWEAGLVALLEGAEPGSDHQLSFARALAGIAHSPSALDLLAGLLDGSRGLAGLTVDTDLRWTLVVALARAGVHGEAEIDAELARDNTISGRERAALARAVRPDAASKARAFHDAMVRDDLPNETQRQIAAGFATPGQGEYLAPLLEEYLTAADTLWEEKGVQRASTALELMFPMPLASPEVLARVTEWLQTSPANPAAKRYVREGAADMARALAAQAFDAG; encoded by the coding sequence ATGCCTGGAACGAATCTCACGCGGGCCGAAGCGCATGCCCGCGCGTCACTGCTGACCGCCGACTCCTACGACATCTCGCTCGACCTGACGGTGGGCGAGACGCATTTCCTCAGCACCACGGTGCTGCGGTTCCGCTCCCGGGAGGAGGAGGCGAGCACGTTCGTCGACCTGGTCGACGCGAGCGACCTCGAGATCACGTTCAACTCGGAGCGGCTGGACCCGGCGCGCGTGTACCGCGACTCGCGCATCGAACTGACCGGCCTGCGCGGCGAGAACGAGCTGACCGTGCGCGCCCGGCTGCCCTATTCGCGCACGGGCGAGGGCCTGCACCGGTTCGTCGACCCGGCCGACGACCGGGTCTACCTCTACTCCCAGTTCGAGGTGCCGGACGCCCGCCGCGTCTACGCGAACTTCGAGCAGCCCGACCTCAAGTCGGTCTTCACGTTCACCGTCACCGCCCCGGCCCACTGGGTCGTCGTCTCCAACGCCCCCTCACCCACCCCGGAGCCGGCCGGCGGGGCCGGGGAGGGAACGGCGATCTGGCGATTCGAGCCGACGAAGCGGATGTCGACCTACATCACCGCGATCATCGCCGGCGAGTACCACTGCGTTCATCACTCGTACGAGGGCGCGGGCGGTGAGATCGCGCTCGGGCACTACTGCCGCCGGTCGATCAAGGAGCACCTCGATCTCGACGAGCTGCTCGAGGTGACCAAGCAGGGCTTCGAGTTCTTCGAGCACACGTTCGGGGTGCCCTACGCCTTCGGCAAGTACGACCAGCTCTACGTGCCGGAGTACAACATGGGCGCGATGGAGAACGCGGGCGCGGTCACGTTCCGCGACGAGTACCTGCCCCGTTCCCGGCAGGTGCACGCGTTCTACGAGCAGCGCGCGAACACGATCCTGCACGAGATGGCGCACATGTGGTTCGGCGACCTCGTCACGATGAAGTGGTGGGACGACCTGTGGCTGAACGAGTCCTTCGCGGAGTGGGCCTCCCACCACGCGATGGCCCACGCCACGAAGTACACCGACGTGTGGACGGGCTTCACCAACGCCCGCAAGAACTGGGCCTACCGGCAGGACCAGCTGCCCTCGACGCACCCGATCGCGGCCGACAACGTCGACCTCGAGGCGGTCGAGGTGAACTTCGACGGCATCACCTACGCCAAGGGCGCCTCCACGCTCAAGCAGCTCGTGCACTGGGTCGGTGAGGAGGAGTTCGTCACCGGCCTGCGCCGGTACTTCGCCGAGCACGCGTGGGGCAACACCGAGTTCGCGGACCTGCTCGAGGCGCTCGAGGCCGCGAGCGGCCGGGAGCTCGGCACGTGGGCCGAGGAATGGCTCAAGACCTCCGGCGTGAACACGCTCAGCCCCGAGTTCTCCCTCGCCGGCGACGACTACGCCTCGTTCGCTGTGCGGCAGCGGGCGAGCGAGGACTTCCCGACGCTGCGCCGTCACCGCATCGGCATCGGCCTGTACGACCTGACCGGCGGGCGGCTCGAGCTGCGCGAGCGGCTCGAGGTCGACATCGACGGCGAGCTGACGACGATCGCCGCGTTGGCGGGCGTCCGCCGGCCCGATCTGTTGCTGCTGAACGACGGCGACCTCACCTATGCGAAGATCCGCCTGGACGAGCGGTCGCTCGCCACCGCGATCGCCCACATCGACGTCGTCTCCGACTCCCTCGCCCGGGCCCTGCTGTGGGGAGCGGCGTGGGACATGACCCGCGACGGCCAGTTGCGTGCGCGCGACTTCGTCACCCTCGTGCTCGCGGGCGCCGGCTCGGAGACCGACTCGACGGCCGTGGCGCGGCTGCCGATGTACGTGCGCACCGCCGTCGAGTACTACTCCGATCCGGACCACCGCGACGAGCTGCGGGCCCGCTGGGAGGCCGGCCTGGTCGCCCTCCTCGAGGGCGCCGAGCCCGGCAGCGACCACCAGCTCTCGTTCGCCCGCGCGCTGGCCGGGATCGCGCACTCGCCGTCCGCCCTGGACCTGCTCGCGGGCCTGCTCGACGGCTCGCGGGGTCTCGCCGGGCTGACCGTCGACACGGATCTGCGCTGGACGCTCGTCGTCGCGCTCGCCCGCGCCGGAGTCCACGGCGAGGCCGAGATCGACGCCGAACTCGCCCGCGACAACACGATCTCGGGCCGGGAACGGGCGGCGCTCGCCCGCGCCGTCCGCCCGGACGCCGCCTCGAAGGCCCGGGCGTTCCACGACGCCATGGTCCGTGACGACCTGCCGAACGAGACGCAGCGCCAGATCGCGGCCGGCTTCGCGACCCCCGGGCAGGGCGAGTACCTGGCCCCGCTGCTCGAGGAGTACCTGACCGCGGCGGACACCCTGTGGGAGGAGAAGGGCGTGCAGCGGGCCTCGACCGCGCTCGAGCTCATGTTCCCGATGCCGCTCGCCTCCCCCGAGGTGCTCGCGCGGGTGACCGAGTGGCTCCAGACGTCCCCGGCGAACCCCGCCGCGAAGCGGTACGTGCGCGAGGGCGCGGCGGACATGGCGCGGGCACTGGCGGCCCAGGCCTTCGACGCGGGCTGA
- a CDS encoding tetratricopeptide repeat protein, with the protein MTQHDPAGLNLRGAVDLAALTAPKADPVDAPGGLVIEVTAQSFADAVQQSMDVPVVLDLYSTRSPASVELSGVLVDLVKEFAGRFVLARVAVDANPEIAQALQVQSLPTTVAVLKGQPVPLFQGAHPIDQVRSILTELLRVAAENGVTGTVAAEEDDVPPAPPEPELPPHIQAAYDAIENDDLDAATAAFTQALAADPGDAEARAGLAQVTLLTRLAGVDPAAALNAARDASPGDAATQLLAADVELSTGRSAAAYDRVLAVIRATAGDDRELARLRLLDLFTLAPEGSPEVAAARRQLALALF; encoded by the coding sequence ATGACTCAGCACGATCCCGCCGGACTCAACCTGCGCGGCGCCGTGGACCTCGCGGCCCTGACCGCTCCGAAGGCCGACCCGGTGGATGCGCCGGGAGGCCTCGTGATCGAGGTGACCGCCCAGTCCTTCGCCGACGCCGTGCAGCAGTCGATGGACGTGCCCGTCGTGCTCGACCTGTACTCCACCCGGTCGCCGGCCTCGGTCGAACTGAGCGGCGTGCTGGTCGACCTCGTCAAGGAGTTCGCCGGGAGGTTCGTGCTCGCCCGCGTCGCGGTCGACGCGAACCCGGAGATCGCCCAGGCCCTCCAGGTGCAGTCGCTGCCGACCACGGTCGCCGTGCTCAAGGGCCAGCCCGTGCCGCTGTTCCAGGGCGCCCACCCCATCGATCAGGTGCGCTCGATCCTGACCGAACTGCTCCGGGTCGCCGCCGAGAACGGCGTGACCGGCACGGTCGCCGCCGAGGAGGACGACGTGCCGCCGGCGCCGCCCGAGCCCGAGCTGCCGCCGCACATCCAGGCCGCCTACGACGCGATCGAGAACGACGACCTCGACGCCGCCACCGCGGCCTTCACGCAGGCCCTCGCCGCCGACCCCGGCGACGCCGAGGCGCGCGCGGGTCTCGCCCAGGTGACGCTGCTGACCCGGCTGGCCGGGGTCGACCCGGCGGCCGCGCTCAACGCCGCCCGCGACGCCTCGCCCGGCGACGCGGCCACTCAGCTCCTCGCCGCCGACGTCGAGCTCTCGACCGGGCGGTCGGCCGCGGCCTACGACCGGGTGCTCGCCGTGATCCGGGCGACCGCGGGCGACGACCGCGAGCTGGCCCGGCTCCGGCTGCTCGACCTGTTCACGCTCGCGCCGGAGGGCTCCCCGGAGGTCGCCGCCGCCCGCCGGCAGCTCGCCCTCGCCCTGTTCTGA
- the glgB gene encoding 1,4-alpha-glucan branching protein GlgB, with the protein MRLEIAAVRSAAGVVAVQVPVVLAQAGAPGPATPEPIASLAGWDVFDGPTHPAFLPAWLGAATTPTRPGLHTLPGPAAGLDLAAARAVRGEQSNSSIIVPRADGAPGGAILKVFRVIAAGANPDVEVPLALARAGGSRHVPAVLGWLEGRFRDPATLATVTGHLGVLAEFVPGAEDGFAWACERAGAGADITAEMRSLGGDLADLHGQLRAALPVPDDAPRETAADLRGRADWALARVPRLTGDTARTEAIHAVLTRAMAGREPPPPQRIHGDLHLGQVLHAGRAWHILDFEGEPLRPLAERRRPGQPMRDVAGLLRSLDYAAAVGGASDPAWLRHARAGLLAGYLDHPSHVDAASDPAGLPGLRRLLQAYELDKALYEAAYESQHRPDWISIPLAAIDRILQENDMTATSQPGPAQARPAAALLEAVAQGGHFAPHDVLGAHPAGGTVTLRALRHLAESVAFVTADGRVPARHLHGGIWEAELEAPGIPDYRVEVTYEDGVGHIQDDPYRHLPTIGDMDLHLIAEGRHEELWTALGSHAREFASALGPVTGVSFAVWAPNARAVRVIGDFNGWDGREAAMRSLGSSGIWEVFLPGVEAGAKYKYEVCHADGSWHAKADPLARATEVPPSTASVVTDDDYVWSAGDEAWMAHRRTTNPHTGPMSVYEVHLGSWRAGLSYLELAEQLVEYVQWMGFTHVEFLPVSEHPYGPSWGYQVTSYYAPTARFGTPDELRHLIDALHSAGIGVLLDWVPAHFPKDSWALARFDGTALYEHADPLRGEHQDWGTLIFDFGRNEVRNFLVASALYWLSEFHIDGLRVDAVASMLYLDYSRNPGEWRPNARGGRENLEAIQFLQEVTATAYRVCPGIIMIAEESTAWPGVTSPTSVSGLGFGLKWNMGWMNDTLRYLAEDPVNRRYHHGELTFSLVYAFSEQFLLPLSHDEVVHGKGSLLAKLPGDRWQQLAGLRALFAYQWSHPGKKLLFMGGEFGQEAEWAESRSLDWGLGDTPDHSALRECLRDLNLLYAQEPALWADDFSHEGFQWLEAGAGDDNLIAYLRVGAGRQVAVVVNFAGVPHEDYRIPVPQGGRWREVLNTDALRYGGSGVENTAPITAEARPWGGRSHSIPLRVPPLGATFLVPEDQ; encoded by the coding sequence GTGCGCCTGGAGATCGCGGCCGTGCGCTCGGCGGCCGGGGTGGTCGCCGTGCAGGTGCCGGTGGTGCTCGCCCAGGCGGGGGCACCCGGGCCGGCGACGCCCGAGCCGATCGCCTCGCTCGCCGGGTGGGACGTCTTCGACGGGCCGACCCACCCGGCGTTCCTGCCGGCATGGCTCGGGGCCGCCACGACCCCGACCCGGCCCGGCCTGCACACCCTGCCCGGCCCGGCGGCCGGGCTCGACCTCGCCGCGGCCCGGGCGGTGCGCGGGGAGCAGTCGAACAGCTCGATCATCGTGCCCCGCGCCGACGGCGCCCCCGGCGGCGCGATCCTCAAGGTGTTCCGGGTGATCGCGGCCGGCGCGAACCCCGACGTCGAGGTTCCCCTCGCCCTCGCCCGCGCCGGCGGGTCCCGGCACGTGCCCGCGGTGCTCGGCTGGCTCGAGGGCCGGTTCCGCGACCCGGCCACCCTCGCGACCGTCACCGGCCACCTGGGCGTCCTCGCCGAGTTCGTGCCCGGGGCCGAGGACGGCTTCGCGTGGGCCTGCGAGCGCGCCGGGGCCGGGGCCGACATCACCGCCGAGATGCGCAGCCTCGGCGGAGACCTGGCCGACCTGCACGGGCAGTTGCGCGCGGCCCTGCCCGTCCCCGACGACGCCCCCCGCGAGACCGCCGCCGACCTGCGGGGGCGAGCCGACTGGGCCCTCGCCCGAGTACCGCGGCTGACCGGCGACACGGCCCGGACCGAGGCGATCCACGCCGTCCTCACGCGCGCCATGGCGGGCCGGGAGCCACCGCCGCCGCAACGCATCCACGGTGACCTCCACCTGGGGCAGGTGCTGCACGCCGGCCGGGCCTGGCACATCCTCGACTTCGAGGGCGAGCCGCTGCGGCCACTCGCCGAGCGGCGCCGCCCGGGGCAGCCGATGCGCGACGTCGCGGGCCTGCTGCGTTCGCTCGACTACGCGGCCGCCGTCGGCGGCGCGAGTGACCCGGCCTGGCTGCGGCACGCGCGCGCCGGCCTGCTCGCCGGCTACCTCGACCACCCGAGCCACGTGGACGCCGCGTCCGATCCGGCCGGCCTGCCCGGCCTGCGCCGCCTGCTGCAGGCCTACGAACTCGACAAGGCGCTGTACGAGGCCGCCTACGAATCCCAACACCGCCCCGACTGGATCTCGATCCCCCTCGCCGCCATCGACCGCATCCTCCAGGAGAACGACATGACCGCCACCTCCCAGCCCGGACCCGCCCAGGCACGTCCCGCCGCGGCGTTGCTCGAGGCGGTGGCCCAGGGCGGCCACTTCGCCCCGCACGACGTCCTCGGCGCGCACCCGGCCGGCGGCACCGTCACGCTTCGGGCGTTGCGGCACCTGGCCGAGTCGGTCGCGTTCGTCACCGCCGACGGACGCGTCCCCGCCCGCCACCTGCACGGCGGCATCTGGGAGGCCGAGCTCGAAGCCCCGGGGATTCCCGACTACCGGGTCGAGGTCACGTACGAGGACGGCGTCGGCCACATCCAGGACGACCCGTACCGGCACCTGCCCACGATCGGCGACATGGACCTGCACCTCATCGCCGAGGGCCGGCACGAGGAATTGTGGACGGCGCTCGGCTCCCATGCGCGCGAGTTCGCCTCGGCCCTCGGCCCGGTCACGGGGGTCTCCTTCGCCGTGTGGGCGCCGAATGCGCGCGCGGTGCGGGTGATCGGCGACTTCAACGGCTGGGACGGGCGTGAGGCCGCGATGCGCTCGCTCGGCAGCTCGGGGATCTGGGAGGTGTTCCTGCCCGGCGTCGAGGCCGGCGCGAAGTACAAGTACGAGGTCTGCCATGCCGACGGCAGCTGGCACGCCAAGGCCGACCCGCTCGCCCGCGCCACCGAGGTGCCGCCGAGCACCGCCTCGGTCGTGACCGACGACGACTACGTGTGGTCGGCCGGCGACGAGGCGTGGATGGCCCACCGCCGCACCACCAACCCGCACACCGGGCCGATGAGCGTCTACGAGGTGCACCTGGGCTCGTGGCGGGCGGGCCTGAGCTACCTCGAGCTCGCCGAGCAGCTCGTGGAGTACGTGCAGTGGATGGGCTTCACGCACGTCGAGTTCCTGCCGGTCTCGGAGCACCCGTACGGGCCCTCCTGGGGCTATCAGGTGACGTCGTACTACGCCCCGACCGCCCGGTTCGGCACCCCCGACGAACTTCGCCACCTCATCGACGCCCTCCACAGCGCCGGCATCGGCGTGCTGCTCGACTGGGTGCCCGCCCACTTCCCCAAGGACTCGTGGGCGCTGGCCCGCTTCGACGGCACGGCGCTGTACGAGCATGCGGATCCGCTGCGCGGGGAGCACCAGGACTGGGGCACGCTCATCTTCGACTTCGGCCGCAACGAGGTGCGCAACTTCCTCGTCGCGAGCGCGCTGTACTGGCTGAGCGAGTTCCACATCGACGGCCTGCGGGTCGACGCCGTGGCCTCGATGCTCTACCTCGACTACTCCCGCAATCCCGGCGAGTGGCGCCCAAACGCGCGCGGCGGACGGGAGAACCTCGAGGCGATCCAGTTCCTGCAGGAGGTCACGGCCACGGCCTACCGCGTGTGCCCGGGCATCATCATGATCGCCGAGGAATCGACCGCATGGCCCGGGGTGACCTCCCCGACGTCGGTGAGCGGGCTGGGCTTCGGGCTCAAGTGGAACATGGGCTGGATGAACGACACCCTGCGCTACCTCGCCGAGGACCCGGTGAACCGGCGCTACCACCACGGCGAACTGACGTTCTCGCTCGTGTACGCCTTCTCCGAGCAGTTCCTGCTCCCCCTCTCCCACGACGAGGTGGTGCACGGGAAGGGCTCGCTGCTGGCGAAGCTGCCCGGGGACCGCTGGCAGCAGCTCGCCGGACTGCGTGCGCTCTTCGCCTACCAGTGGTCGCACCCGGGAAAGAAGCTGCTGTTCATGGGGGGCGAGTTCGGCCAGGAGGCGGAGTGGGCCGAGTCCCGCTCACTCGACTGGGGCCTCGGCGACACCCCGGACCACTCGGCGCTGCGGGAGTGCCTGCGCGACCTCAACCTGCTCTACGCCCAGGAGCCGGCCCTGTGGGCCGACGACTTCTCCCACGAGGGCTTCCAGTGGCTCGAGGCCGGCGCGGGCGACGACAACCTGATCGCCTACCTGCGCGTGGGCGCGGGAAGGCAGGTGGCGGTCGTGGTGAACTTCGCGGGCGTGCCGCACGAGGACTACCGGATCCCGGTGCCGCAGGGCGGTCGCTGGCGGGAGGTGCTCAACACCGACGCGCTGCGCTACGGCGGCTCGGGCGTCGAGAACACCGCCCCGATCACGGCCGAGGCGCGGCCGTGGGGCGGGCGCTCACACTCGATCCCCCTGCGGGTCCCGCCGCTCGGGGCGACGTTCCTCGTGCCCGAGGATCAGTGA
- a CDS encoding alpha-1,4-glucan--maltose-1-phosphate maltosyltransferase, with the protein MPAGESRRTLLTNRHFVGRFSSVTTTPEPRPTALPGFPPAGPSPEPAPAAGIGRIPVLDVGPVVEGGRWPTKAVVGEVVPVRATVFRDGHEYVSATAVLIDPEGRDHSALTMRPGTPGLDDWHAEFVPDRVGRWYFRVEGWSDPLATWAHDAVIKVDADVDTELMLTEGALLLEAAAARPGLPAGVVAVLMDAVAGLRDSARPAAARLAAGTDARVRSALAAHPVRRFVTASATYPLQVHRREALFSSWYEFFPRSEGATFDEASGTWTSGTLRTAAERLPGIAAMGFDVVYLTPIHPIGSTNRKGRNNTLTCEPGDPGSPYGIGAADGGHDAVHADLGTFDDFDDFVARARGLGMEVALDLALQASPDHPWAIDHPDWFTVRADGTIAYAENPPKKYQDIYPLNFDRDPEGIYEAVRDVVYTWIDHGVTAFRVDNPHTKPLTFWERLLAEVASTHPHVIFLSEAFTKPAMMRALALIGFHQSYTYFTWRNTKEELSEYLAEVAGDSGAVLRPSFWPTTHDILTPYMQQGGQAAFAIRAVLAATGSPTWGIYSGYEFAESVARPGAEEQIDNEKYEFKPRDWTRAEHIGLATLLTRLNQLRAAHPALQQLRNLTVHGTTDDAIVCFSKRIAAEHSPTGTDDVIIVAVTTDPFATREGRLFLDMHALGLHHEATFVAEDLLSGDQYLWDRTPFVRLDPHGNCAHIISVRSSGGRV; encoded by the coding sequence ATGCCCGCGGGCGAATCGCGCCGGACTCTCCTGACGAACCGGCACTTCGTGGGTAGGTTCTCTAGTGTGACCACGACACCGGAGCCCCGTCCGACCGCCCTGCCCGGCTTCCCGCCCGCCGGGCCGAGTCCCGAACCCGCCCCGGCGGCGGGTATCGGCCGCATCCCCGTGCTCGACGTCGGCCCGGTCGTCGAGGGCGGCCGCTGGCCCACGAAGGCGGTCGTCGGCGAGGTCGTGCCCGTGCGGGCGACCGTCTTCCGCGATGGCCACGAGTACGTGAGCGCCACGGCCGTGCTCATCGATCCCGAGGGCCGGGACCACTCCGCGCTCACCATGCGCCCGGGGACCCCCGGCCTGGACGACTGGCACGCCGAGTTCGTGCCCGACCGGGTGGGCCGCTGGTACTTCCGGGTCGAGGGCTGGTCCGACCCGCTGGCGACGTGGGCGCACGACGCCGTGATCAAGGTCGACGCGGACGTCGACACCGAGCTCATGCTCACCGAGGGCGCCCTGCTGCTCGAGGCCGCGGCCGCTCGCCCCGGCCTGCCGGCGGGCGTCGTCGCTGTTCTCATGGACGCCGTCGCGGGCCTTCGCGATTCGGCCCGCCCGGCCGCGGCCCGCCTCGCCGCCGGCACCGACGCGCGGGTACGGTCCGCCCTCGCCGCTCACCCCGTGCGCCGGTTCGTGACCGCGAGCGCGACCTATCCGCTCCAGGTGCACCGCCGGGAGGCGCTGTTCAGCTCGTGGTACGAGTTCTTCCCGCGCTCCGAGGGGGCCACGTTCGACGAGGCGAGCGGCACGTGGACCTCGGGCACGCTCCGCACGGCGGCCGAGCGCCTGCCCGGGATCGCGGCGATGGGCTTCGACGTCGTCTACCTCACGCCCATCCACCCGATCGGGTCCACGAACCGCAAGGGCCGCAACAACACGCTCACGTGCGAGCCGGGCGACCCGGGCTCCCCGTACGGGATCGGCGCGGCCGACGGCGGCCACGACGCCGTCCACGCCGACCTGGGCACGTTCGACGATTTCGACGACTTCGTCGCCCGCGCCCGCGGTCTCGGGATGGAGGTGGCCCTCGACCTGGCCCTGCAGGCCTCACCCGACCACCCGTGGGCGATCGACCACCCCGACTGGTTCACCGTGCGGGCCGACGGCACCATCGCCTACGCGGAGAACCCGCCGAAGAAGTACCAGGACATCTACCCGCTCAATTTCGACCGCGACCCCGAGGGGATCTACGAGGCCGTCCGCGACGTCGTCTACACGTGGATCGATCACGGGGTCACGGCCTTCCGGGTGGACAACCCGCACACGAAGCCGCTGACGTTCTGGGAGCGGCTCCTGGCGGAGGTCGCCTCGACCCATCCCCACGTGATCTTCCTGTCCGAGGCGTTCACGAAGCCGGCGATGATGCGCGCCCTCGCGCTCATCGGCTTCCACCAGTCCTACACCTACTTCACGTGGCGGAACACGAAGGAGGAGCTCTCGGAGTACCTCGCCGAGGTCGCCGGGGACTCGGGTGCGGTGCTGCGCCCCTCGTTCTGGCCCACGACGCACGACATCCTCACCCCGTACATGCAGCAGGGCGGGCAGGCGGCGTTCGCGATCCGGGCGGTGCTCGCCGCCACCGGCTCGCCCACGTGGGGGATCTACTCCGGCTACGAGTTCGCCGAATCCGTCGCCCGGCCGGGCGCCGAGGAGCAGATCGACAACGAGAAGTACGAGTTCAAGCCGCGGGACTGGACCCGGGCCGAGCACATCGGGCTGGCCACGCTGCTCACCCGACTCAATCAGCTCCGCGCCGCCCACCCGGCGCTGCAGCAGCTGCGCAACCTCACCGTGCACGGCACGACCGACGACGCCATCGTCTGCTTCTCCAAGCGGATCGCGGCGGAGCACTCCCCCACGGGCACGGACGACGTGATCATCGTGGCCGTCACGACCGACCCGTTCGCGACCCGCGAGGGCCGGCTCTTCCTCGACATGCACGCGCTCGGGCTCCACCACGAGGCGACCTTCGTGGCCGAGGACCTGCTCTCGGGGGACCAGTACCTGTGGGACCGGACCCCGTTCGTGCGCCTCGACCCGCACGGGAACTGCGCGCACATCATCTCGGTGCGCAGCTCCGGCGGGCGGGTCTGA